One genomic window of Sebastes umbrosus isolate fSebUmb1 chromosome 15, fSebUmb1.pri, whole genome shotgun sequence includes the following:
- the rprd2a gene encoding regulation of nuclear pre-mRNA domain-containing protein 2a isoform X2 gives MAAGAGGSLESTLERRFQGVSNTMDSIQGLATWCIDNKKYHSSIVRHWMKCLRKSDTSHRLNLFYVANDVIQNCKRKNAIVYRTAFAEMLPDAFLLVNNEGDSKVIKSVERILTIWEERGVYSGTLITDLRSSLVKEESPPETPVEQKTPVESKADLTSKIVAEFVPQALFDELSKYKKSLEELDLREKQLAAMRVDICSSDALKRLKDKAGGKKFSKDFEEGSAQLQEFVKFFDKQMKTGPPLMEALSNADIFYEMQYKEVKIVANAYQTFANRVSHLKRKLDSLKTNLPDMDDSPIPSPSADAPSPTGSESPFHGLDLAGPDPDIDGCAMDDEAEPPAPSPLSSPGGSPKHAETLGQSDNREVEDMDLSEEEMDSSGIIVEEQIERHTYPKVSTSKMEPSVATRQPVARVTPPVKAPVAAFVAATAVAPVKAPAKAPIVAPVKASIAFPVKAPIVAPVKAPIAFPVKAPVAAPVKAPIAFRLKASLVAPVKTPVKAPVAAPVKAPVAAPVKAPVAAPVKATVASPVKAPVASLVKAPVAAPVAAPVAAPVAAPVKAPLAAPVKAPLAAPVTAPVKAPAAAVESVDLAKIGSILSSLNSVMKNTGPLVESPPAAAAPAGFSLRTTPAASLASHDASSLVNLLSKVDVSRTDLLGALSKVKGQGSREGITTRLSSPAANVSSDSSSTGKIPPSSTSTSAAPSQSTSLSSVAPMPSSHSSTIRHSTSSKAPPQISNPASALVQALHRDMDLITETKPSPSSASLESKIHNFLQGNPAFNAFGMSLPTNPAPGGDNLSPVTGTDTQGGTPVRDEGGGTPTQDEIMDKHVVVPFTSNTNQSSIGETVKTSPVAYQDNSQQNRNNPQHHLQPGAAQNGQVYQPYPYGQHKMPEHAITAPVAHYQQISAQTGGPVPGERAPGSASSTQTIENFHGVSERGWYGDTYPEGIPQQPRGYNVTAPGGAGENKTSGLYPYQTEKFQEPQVSQHGATMSPGFLRGTLPPVPKFPPPPRVFDAPPRVFDVPPHVFDAPPPASSSMMMPPGQQPSAGTGEAIGPRVDSVMSGMVVHDHQHKSMFHPDDSSYDHDRPRPPHPEDFHPHPDDRMHYQDEVHHRDARFFQDDSYHHPDDQYYRQDSPSQHYPRVQGRLTPPQSPSEDPYYAHDYRRHSPPPQHYTPRRPPPPQPHFEMRHPGPRPPHRPPHPAQHPHPRGPPRAPFPRFQGPDPGLRGKRPGPRGGGHPGPMFPPKRPFPPPRY, from the exons ATGGCAGCTGGAGCAGGAGGCTCTCTGGAGTCCACTTTAGAGAGGAGGTTTCAAGGTGTTTCCAACACGATGGACTCAATTCAAGGACTGGCAACGTGGTGCATCGATAACAAGAAGTACCACAGCTCGATTGTGCGACACTGGATGAAGTGTTTGAGGAAAT CTGATACCTCACATAGGCTCAACCTTTTCTACGTCGCCAACGATGTCATTCAGAACTgtaaaaggaaaaatgccaTAGTTTACCGTACGGCGTTCGCCGAGATGCTCCCCGATGCCTTCTTGCTGGTCAA CAATGAAGGTGACTCCAAGGTAATTAAATCGGTGGAGAGGATACTGACTATCTGGGAGGAGAGGGGTGTGTATTCAGGGACACTCATTACTGATCTTAGGAGTAGCTTAGTCAAAGAGGAGTCCCCTCCAGAGACACCCGTGGAGCAAAAaa ctccaGTCGAATCTAAAGCAGATCTAACGTCCAAGATTGTTGCTGAGTTTGTG CCCCAGGCACTATTCGACGAACTGTCCAAGTACAAGAAATCTCTGGAGGAGTTGGACCTGAGAGAAAAACAGCTGGCAGCTATGAGGGTTGACATCTGCAGTTCTGATGCCCTCAAGAGACTCAAAG ATAAGGCCGGAGGAAAGAAATTCTCCAAGGACTTTGAAGAAGGAAGCGCTCAACTACAGGAGTTTGTCAAGTTCTTtgacaaacaaatgaaaaccGGGCCTCCTCTCATGGAGGCCCTCAGCAACGCAGATATCTTCTACGAGATGCAGTACAAGGAGGTCAAGATTGTTGCTAAT GCCTACCAGACGTTTGCCAACCGGGTGTCCCACCTGAAGCGTAAACTGGACTCCCTGAAGACCAACTTGCCAGACATGGACGACTCGCCCATCCCCTCACCCTCTGCAGACGCACCGTCTCCAACTGGCTCAGAGTCCCCTTTTCATGGTCTGGATTTAGCCGGCCCCGATCCAGACATTGACGGCTGCGCTATGGATGATGAGGCAGAGCCACCGGCCCCGAGCCCGCTGTCCTCACCGGGTGGATCCCCCAAACACGCGGAGACTCTCGGGCAGAGCGACAACCGTGAAGTGGAAGACATGGATCTCTCCGAGGAAGAAATGGACAGCAGTGGCATTATAG ttgAGGAGCAGATTGAAAGACACACCTACCCAAAGGTATCCACGTCAAAAATGGAGCCATCAGTGGCAACACGGCAGCCTGTTGCACGGGTCACGCCCCCTGTAAAGGCTCCTGTTGCGGCTTTTGTAGCGGCTACAGCAGTGGCTCCTGTAAAGGCCCCTGCAAAGGCTCCTATAGTGGCTCCTGTAAAGGCTTCTATAGCTTTCCCGGTAAAGGCTCCTATAGTGGCTCCTGTAAAGGCTCCTATAGCATTCCCGGTAAAGGCTCCTGTAGCGGCTCCTGTAAAGGCTCCTATAGCATTCCGGCTAAAGGCTTCTTTAGTGGCCCCTGTAAAGACTCCTGTAAAGGCTCCTGTAGCCGCCCCAGTAAAGGCTCCTGTAGCCGCCCCAGTAAAGGCTCCTGTTGCGGCCCCTGTAAAGGCTACTGTTGCGTCCCCTGTAAAGGCTCCTGTTGCGTCCCTTGTAAAGGCTCCTGTTGCGG CTCCTGTAGCAGCTCCTGTAGCGGCTCCTGTAGCAGCCCCTGTAAAGGCTCCTTTAGCGGCCCCTGTGAAGGCTCCTTTAGCGGCCCCTGTAACGGCTCCTGTAAAGgctcctgcagcagcagtggaAAGTGTTGACCTGGCAAAAATTGGCTCCATCCTCAGCAGTTTGAACTCAGTCATGAAGAACACAG GACCATTAGTGGAGAGccctcctgcagctgctgcccCTGCTGGCTTCTCATTGAGGACTACACCTGCTGCCTCTTTGGCCTCTCATGATGCCAGTTCACTAGTAAACCTTCTGTCCAAGGTGGACGTGAGTCGCACAGACCTCCTCGGCGCTCTCTCCAAAGTCAAGGGCCAAGGCAGCCGTGAGG GCATCACTACTCGTCTGAGCAGCCCAGCTGCAAATGTCTCCTCAGACTCCTCCAGTACAGGCAAGATTCCTCCCTCATCCACATCCACATCAGCAGCACCCTCTCAGAGCACGTCTCTCTCTTCTGTTGCACCCATGCCTTCTTCACACAGCTCCACTATAAGGCACAGTACAAGCTCCAAAGCCCCACCCCAGATTTCCAATCCAGCCTCCGCCCTGGTCCAGGCTCTCCATAGAGACATGGATTTGATAACAGAGACAAAACCATCCCCGTCTTCTGCGAGTTTAGAGTCTAAAATCCACAACTTTTTGCAGGGGAACCCTGCTTTCAATGCATTCGGCATGAGTCTTCCTACGAACCCAGCACCGGGAGGTGATAACCTCAGCCCAGTAACTGGGACAGACACCCAGGGTGGGACCCCAGTGCGGGATGAGGGCGGAGGCACCCCAACTCAAGATGAGATCATGGACAAACACGTGGTGGTCCCGTTCACTTCCAACACAAATCAGTCGTCGATTGGAGAAACTGTGAAAACGTCTCCTGTTGCGTACCAGGACAACAGTCAGCAGAACCGCAACAATCCCCAACATCACCTGCAGCCGGGTGCGGCTCAGAATGGGCAGGTCTACCAGCCGTACCCATACGGCCAACACAAGATGCCAGAGCACGCCATTACTGCACCTGTTGCACATTACCAGCAGATTTCTGCACAAACAGGAGGGCCAGTGCCTGGAGAAAGAGCCCCAGGCAGCGCCAGTAGCACACAGACTATTGAAAACTTTCATGGGGTGAGTGAGAGGGGTTGGTATGGTGACACGTACCCAGAGGGGATCCCTCAGCAACCCAGAGGCTACAATGTGACAGCGCCCGGAGGGGCTGGAGAAAACAAGACGTCAGGACTTTATCCATACCAAACGGAGAAATTCCAGGAACCTCAAGTCTCCCAGCACGGCGCAACCATGTCCCCTGGTTTCCTCAGAGGCACCCTCCCTCCTGTCCCAAAGTTCCCTCCCCCTCCTCGTGTCTTTGACGCCCCTCCTCGCGTCTTTGACGTCCCTCCTCACGTCTTTGACGCCCCTCCTCCCGCGAGCAGCAGTATGATGATGCCACCGGGGCAGCAGCCTAGCGCAGGCACGGGTGAGGCGATCGGGCCCAGAGTCGACAGTGTCATGAGTGGGATGGTGGTCCACGACCATCAACACAAATCCATGTTTCATCCTGACGATTCGTCGTACGATCATGACCGACCTCGCCCTCCTCACCCCGAGGATTTCCACCCTCACCCAGATGACCGAATGCATTACCAGGACGAGGTCCATCATCGGGATGCCCGTTTCTTTCAAGACGACTCTTACCACCACCCAGACGATCAATATTACAGGCAAGACAGCCCTTCGCAGCACTACCCCAGAGTTCAGGGGCGCCTCACTCCCCCTCAGTCACCCTCAGAGGACCCTTACTACGCCCATGACTACCGGCGGCACAGCCCCCCTCCTCAGCACTACACTCCACGgagaccaccaccaccacaacctcATTTTGAAATGCGTCATCCTGGTCCACGACCTCCACATCGGCCTCCCCACCCAGCACAGCACCCGCACCCCAGAGGGCCCCCACGTGCACCATTTCCTCGGTTCCAAGGCCCTGATCCAGGGTTAAGAGGCAAACGTCCAGGTCCAAGAGGAGGCGGACACCCTGGTCCAATGTTCCCCCCGAAAAGACCCTTTCCACCCCCACGGTACTGA
- the rprd2a gene encoding regulation of nuclear pre-mRNA domain-containing protein 2a isoform X1 encodes MAAGAGGSLESTLERRFQGVSNTMDSIQGLATWCIDNKKYHSSIVRHWMKCLRKSDTSHRLNLFYVANDVIQNCKRKNAIVYRTAFAEMLPDAFLLVNNEGDSKVIKSVERILTIWEERGVYSGTLITDLRSSLVKEESPPETPVEQKTPVESKADLTSKIVAEFVPQALFDELSKYKKSLEELDLREKQLAAMRVDICSSDALKRLKDKAGGKKFSKDFEEGSAQLQEFVKFFDKQMKTGPPLMEALSNADIFYEMQYKEVKIVANAYQTFANRVSHLKRKLDSLKTNLPDMDDSPIPSPSADAPSPTGSESPFHGLDLAGPDPDIDGCAMDDEAEPPAPSPLSSPGGSPKHAETLGQSDNREVEDMDLSEEEMDSSGIIVEEQIERHTYPKVSTSKMEPSVATRQPVARVTPPVKAPVAAFVAATAVAPVKAPAKAPIVAPVKASIAFPVKAPIVAPVKAPIAFPVKAPVAAPVKAPIAFRLKASLVAPVKTPVKAPVAAPVKAPVAAPVKAPVAAPVKATVASPVKAPVASLVKAPVAGPVKAPVVAPVAAPVAAPVAAPVAAPVKAPLAAPVKAPLAAPVTAPVKAPAAAVESVDLAKIGSILSSLNSVMKNTGPLVESPPAAAAPAGFSLRTTPAASLASHDASSLVNLLSKVDVSRTDLLGALSKVKGQGSREGITTRLSSPAANVSSDSSSTGKIPPSSTSTSAAPSQSTSLSSVAPMPSSHSSTIRHSTSSKAPPQISNPASALVQALHRDMDLITETKPSPSSASLESKIHNFLQGNPAFNAFGMSLPTNPAPGGDNLSPVTGTDTQGGTPVRDEGGGTPTQDEIMDKHVVVPFTSNTNQSSIGETVKTSPVAYQDNSQQNRNNPQHHLQPGAAQNGQVYQPYPYGQHKMPEHAITAPVAHYQQISAQTGGPVPGERAPGSASSTQTIENFHGVSERGWYGDTYPEGIPQQPRGYNVTAPGGAGENKTSGLYPYQTEKFQEPQVSQHGATMSPGFLRGTLPPVPKFPPPPRVFDAPPRVFDVPPHVFDAPPPASSSMMMPPGQQPSAGTGEAIGPRVDSVMSGMVVHDHQHKSMFHPDDSSYDHDRPRPPHPEDFHPHPDDRMHYQDEVHHRDARFFQDDSYHHPDDQYYRQDSPSQHYPRVQGRLTPPQSPSEDPYYAHDYRRHSPPPQHYTPRRPPPPQPHFEMRHPGPRPPHRPPHPAQHPHPRGPPRAPFPRFQGPDPGLRGKRPGPRGGGHPGPMFPPKRPFPPPRY; translated from the exons ATGGCAGCTGGAGCAGGAGGCTCTCTGGAGTCCACTTTAGAGAGGAGGTTTCAAGGTGTTTCCAACACGATGGACTCAATTCAAGGACTGGCAACGTGGTGCATCGATAACAAGAAGTACCACAGCTCGATTGTGCGACACTGGATGAAGTGTTTGAGGAAAT CTGATACCTCACATAGGCTCAACCTTTTCTACGTCGCCAACGATGTCATTCAGAACTgtaaaaggaaaaatgccaTAGTTTACCGTACGGCGTTCGCCGAGATGCTCCCCGATGCCTTCTTGCTGGTCAA CAATGAAGGTGACTCCAAGGTAATTAAATCGGTGGAGAGGATACTGACTATCTGGGAGGAGAGGGGTGTGTATTCAGGGACACTCATTACTGATCTTAGGAGTAGCTTAGTCAAAGAGGAGTCCCCTCCAGAGACACCCGTGGAGCAAAAaa ctccaGTCGAATCTAAAGCAGATCTAACGTCCAAGATTGTTGCTGAGTTTGTG CCCCAGGCACTATTCGACGAACTGTCCAAGTACAAGAAATCTCTGGAGGAGTTGGACCTGAGAGAAAAACAGCTGGCAGCTATGAGGGTTGACATCTGCAGTTCTGATGCCCTCAAGAGACTCAAAG ATAAGGCCGGAGGAAAGAAATTCTCCAAGGACTTTGAAGAAGGAAGCGCTCAACTACAGGAGTTTGTCAAGTTCTTtgacaaacaaatgaaaaccGGGCCTCCTCTCATGGAGGCCCTCAGCAACGCAGATATCTTCTACGAGATGCAGTACAAGGAGGTCAAGATTGTTGCTAAT GCCTACCAGACGTTTGCCAACCGGGTGTCCCACCTGAAGCGTAAACTGGACTCCCTGAAGACCAACTTGCCAGACATGGACGACTCGCCCATCCCCTCACCCTCTGCAGACGCACCGTCTCCAACTGGCTCAGAGTCCCCTTTTCATGGTCTGGATTTAGCCGGCCCCGATCCAGACATTGACGGCTGCGCTATGGATGATGAGGCAGAGCCACCGGCCCCGAGCCCGCTGTCCTCACCGGGTGGATCCCCCAAACACGCGGAGACTCTCGGGCAGAGCGACAACCGTGAAGTGGAAGACATGGATCTCTCCGAGGAAGAAATGGACAGCAGTGGCATTATAG ttgAGGAGCAGATTGAAAGACACACCTACCCAAAGGTATCCACGTCAAAAATGGAGCCATCAGTGGCAACACGGCAGCCTGTTGCACGGGTCACGCCCCCTGTAAAGGCTCCTGTTGCGGCTTTTGTAGCGGCTACAGCAGTGGCTCCTGTAAAGGCCCCTGCAAAGGCTCCTATAGTGGCTCCTGTAAAGGCTTCTATAGCTTTCCCGGTAAAGGCTCCTATAGTGGCTCCTGTAAAGGCTCCTATAGCATTCCCGGTAAAGGCTCCTGTAGCGGCTCCTGTAAAGGCTCCTATAGCATTCCGGCTAAAGGCTTCTTTAGTGGCCCCTGTAAAGACTCCTGTAAAGGCTCCTGTAGCCGCCCCAGTAAAGGCTCCTGTAGCCGCCCCAGTAAAGGCTCCTGTTGCGGCCCCTGTAAAGGCTACTGTTGCGTCCCCTGTAAAGGCTCCTGTTGCGTCCCTTGTAAAGGCTCCTGTTGCGGGTCCTGTAAAGGCTCCTGTAGTGGCCCCTGTAGCGGCTCCTGTAGCAGCTCCTGTAGCGGCTCCTGTAGCAGCCCCTGTAAAGGCTCCTTTAGCGGCCCCTGTGAAGGCTCCTTTAGCGGCCCCTGTAACGGCTCCTGTAAAGgctcctgcagcagcagtggaAAGTGTTGACCTGGCAAAAATTGGCTCCATCCTCAGCAGTTTGAACTCAGTCATGAAGAACACAG GACCATTAGTGGAGAGccctcctgcagctgctgcccCTGCTGGCTTCTCATTGAGGACTACACCTGCTGCCTCTTTGGCCTCTCATGATGCCAGTTCACTAGTAAACCTTCTGTCCAAGGTGGACGTGAGTCGCACAGACCTCCTCGGCGCTCTCTCCAAAGTCAAGGGCCAAGGCAGCCGTGAGG GCATCACTACTCGTCTGAGCAGCCCAGCTGCAAATGTCTCCTCAGACTCCTCCAGTACAGGCAAGATTCCTCCCTCATCCACATCCACATCAGCAGCACCCTCTCAGAGCACGTCTCTCTCTTCTGTTGCACCCATGCCTTCTTCACACAGCTCCACTATAAGGCACAGTACAAGCTCCAAAGCCCCACCCCAGATTTCCAATCCAGCCTCCGCCCTGGTCCAGGCTCTCCATAGAGACATGGATTTGATAACAGAGACAAAACCATCCCCGTCTTCTGCGAGTTTAGAGTCTAAAATCCACAACTTTTTGCAGGGGAACCCTGCTTTCAATGCATTCGGCATGAGTCTTCCTACGAACCCAGCACCGGGAGGTGATAACCTCAGCCCAGTAACTGGGACAGACACCCAGGGTGGGACCCCAGTGCGGGATGAGGGCGGAGGCACCCCAACTCAAGATGAGATCATGGACAAACACGTGGTGGTCCCGTTCACTTCCAACACAAATCAGTCGTCGATTGGAGAAACTGTGAAAACGTCTCCTGTTGCGTACCAGGACAACAGTCAGCAGAACCGCAACAATCCCCAACATCACCTGCAGCCGGGTGCGGCTCAGAATGGGCAGGTCTACCAGCCGTACCCATACGGCCAACACAAGATGCCAGAGCACGCCATTACTGCACCTGTTGCACATTACCAGCAGATTTCTGCACAAACAGGAGGGCCAGTGCCTGGAGAAAGAGCCCCAGGCAGCGCCAGTAGCACACAGACTATTGAAAACTTTCATGGGGTGAGTGAGAGGGGTTGGTATGGTGACACGTACCCAGAGGGGATCCCTCAGCAACCCAGAGGCTACAATGTGACAGCGCCCGGAGGGGCTGGAGAAAACAAGACGTCAGGACTTTATCCATACCAAACGGAGAAATTCCAGGAACCTCAAGTCTCCCAGCACGGCGCAACCATGTCCCCTGGTTTCCTCAGAGGCACCCTCCCTCCTGTCCCAAAGTTCCCTCCCCCTCCTCGTGTCTTTGACGCCCCTCCTCGCGTCTTTGACGTCCCTCCTCACGTCTTTGACGCCCCTCCTCCCGCGAGCAGCAGTATGATGATGCCACCGGGGCAGCAGCCTAGCGCAGGCACGGGTGAGGCGATCGGGCCCAGAGTCGACAGTGTCATGAGTGGGATGGTGGTCCACGACCATCAACACAAATCCATGTTTCATCCTGACGATTCGTCGTACGATCATGACCGACCTCGCCCTCCTCACCCCGAGGATTTCCACCCTCACCCAGATGACCGAATGCATTACCAGGACGAGGTCCATCATCGGGATGCCCGTTTCTTTCAAGACGACTCTTACCACCACCCAGACGATCAATATTACAGGCAAGACAGCCCTTCGCAGCACTACCCCAGAGTTCAGGGGCGCCTCACTCCCCCTCAGTCACCCTCAGAGGACCCTTACTACGCCCATGACTACCGGCGGCACAGCCCCCCTCCTCAGCACTACACTCCACGgagaccaccaccaccacaacctcATTTTGAAATGCGTCATCCTGGTCCACGACCTCCACATCGGCCTCCCCACCCAGCACAGCACCCGCACCCCAGAGGGCCCCCACGTGCACCATTTCCTCGGTTCCAAGGCCCTGATCCAGGGTTAAGAGGCAAACGTCCAGGTCCAAGAGGAGGCGGACACCCTGGTCCAATGTTCCCCCCGAAAAGACCCTTTCCACCCCCACGGTACTGA